CCTACATCTCTCAGAAGAAAACCCTTGCGGGAATCATCGTGGGAGGGGACGTCGATCACGACTGCCGCATAGTCATCGTTGCGGACGCCCTTCTTGATGTTGCTTTCCCACCAAAACCGAGCTCCACCAGAACTGTCTTCGGTCTTAATGTTCAAAGAATCGCAGATTTTGGATACGACTGGGTCATCTGAGTTGAAAGGTTCAATGATTAGATTCGAGTCTGCCGCTTCATCATCTTGGTGGTCGAGATGATGAACAGCGCGCCTGTTCAACCAAGTTCCGCGGCTGGCTTGAAAAAAATCCGCCATCGTCATCGGCGGGGAAAGTGTTTTGACCATTGGCTTGAACCTGTTGAATAGATGAATTCAAGTCGACAAATGAATTATTGCCTAAGCGGATCAAGATTGTGCTTGCTGCGCATTCTTCTGGGCGACGAGTTGTGACATGACTTCGTCGAGCCGTTGTAGCTCTGGATGCGCCGCTACCGTGGCGTCGATTTTTTTCTGTGAAAGGCGCAGTTTTTTGCCTAGACCAATTACATCTTGAAAAAGTCTTTCTCGGTAGGCAGCTAATTCCTCAATAGACTCTTGCAATTCTTTGAGGCTGGGTAAATCGGACGCTGCGTTGTCCATGCATTTCACATGTTGACCCTGGCGATACTAAGCCTCCAACTCGCCTGCTTAAGGCTTTTGTGAACCTTCGCTCAGCATTGCTCAAACAAAGGAAAGAGTGCTGTTGAAGGTGCCCTGTTCAGCTGGAGGAACTCCTTGCTATTCCCGCAAGGTGACAAACTTTTGCGTAAAGGGGTCTGTTTGCAAAGCCAGCTGACAACTGAGTTTAGCCTTGGTCAGCGCTTCCACCACCCTTGGGCTACCAGGTCTTTAAGGCCTGCTCACCCATCGGTCCCCGAAGCACTGCATCCCCCAAACTGTCTGGCCCCCAATGCTCGACGCATTCTCCCGCACAGTCGTCAGCGCTGACGCCAAAACTGCACCTGTTGGTGGTAGCGACCTCGCTAGCCTCCGCTCCTATGTGCAAGAAGGCAACAAGCGTCTGGACGCTGTCAATGCCATTACCTCCAACGCTTATTGCATCGTC
The Synechococcus sp. PROS-U-1 DNA segment above includes these coding regions:
- a CDS encoding phycobiliprotein lyase, which produces MVKTLSPPMTMADFFQASRGTWLNRRAVHHLDHQDDEAADSNLIIEPFNSDDPVVSKICDSLNIKTEDSSGGARFWWESNIKKGVRNDDYAAVVIDVPSHDDSRKGFLLRDVGYVEKQSVLSTYTFADDGVVTITTRYDTNVGIERCWFVTDQIRMRVSSVQCLDGVAMTTYCTEFRCPTDAEIAGISERSQNLAMATSTSKG